Below is a genomic region from Silurus meridionalis isolate SWU-2019-XX chromosome 10, ASM1480568v1, whole genome shotgun sequence.
CATATTCCTCCTTCACACGTACCTAATGGCCATATCCTCATCTGTAATATCAGTGTCCATTCGAGTAatatccttctcctcctcttcatcctcctcttctttgGGAGCATTCATTAAAACCATCAGCTTCTACAGAGATTTCAATCAGATAGTTTACAAAATAAGACATTTTGTTATGAAATAGGaattaatagttaaaaaaatggaGACGAGATAACCATAGACTACCTCAACCTCAGAATTAAACCCCTTAAATGACATTCTTCCATATACCAAGTCTTCACATGGGACATAACTCCTTTCTTCAATAATGTAGCTTCtacataaagaaaataacacaaTTCATTTCAGTTTACATGCACATAACAGCTGTGAAAGTGCTTTTAAATGGGCAACAGTATTGTATGAAAATATTTCAGTAGGAATTCTagttatttaatacaaatgtaaGTAATTATAGATGCAACAATCAACATGCAACTAGCACAATAAAGACCACATCCATATTACACAATTTGGGTCATGCGTCATCATTTTATACACCCATGTAATAAGTATGCTTCATCACCTTCCAAATGCCTGTTTCACATGGGAATTATTCGTTAGTAAAATCACAACTAAGATTAAAGAATCTTACTCTTTTGCTTTCAGTTCAGGCAGGTCCAAATACCAGTGTTCATCACTTATGAtccttttctcttcttcctcGAGTTGTTTCTTCACATCTGCATCAAGACCTCTTTGCATGAACTGCAGagaaataaggggaaaaaaccTTTAATAAACCATAAATCAAAACTTGAAGCATTCACTGCATGTTTCCCCAAAATCTGACATTTTTATAACCCTGATAACAAAATTAACCAGCTAgattaaaacacattatatatctatctatctatagatagatagatagatagataggcatcTTAACGTCAAAGCTCTGACAGCTCTCTCAGTCAAGTGGGGGTTTTGTCACATTGCAAACCACAAATCCtaaaaagcaaatatttattgtggATTATTGTGATGAGCTCGTGCACGCTCTCGTTCGTTCGTCTACATTAGCCGGTGATCAGGAAGAGTGCGCGTGCGTCAGCTTTCTGTCTTTAGCAAACACTTACCTTCATCCGTAAAAGGTTTTTCGACAGTTTCGCTGAGCCGTCGTTTGACATTGTTTCGGGTTCTTGTCACCTGTCAGTTAAACAGAACAAAACTACCCGCACTGACttttcactttctgtttttccACAAAGAATTCTCCAGCTAGCAGCAAGTAAACAGGCTCCACGCGTACCTAAATAGCAAGATacactgcgcatgcgcacaagGCATGCGTTAGACCCACTCAATCGCAAATACACTCGTGCAGCGACTACTCATGTCTGATATGTATTTGTACTAACGTTTCTACAAAAGCATATTTTCGCCTCATAACGTAATTAAGTAAAGTATGAAGCACTCCGTACTGGTCTACAGTAGAATATGTATATTACATGATTATAACTGGTGgaattatttaaacattattgCAGTACACCGTATACATTTCttagacattttatttgttttcatgtACATGGTGCAAATGAATAAGgtctcttttcttttatataaattcCCATTTAGTTTATGATACTTACTGAAATTCCCAGCATTCATTTGGATAAGACCAAGTGTTAAAggtcttaaatgtaaatgtgaaagttATTTCGGTATTTTGGTTAGGCTATGACAATAAAGAAGTGTTTGTGTACTTaaaggactaaaaaaaaaaacagctgtcgGTCCATCACTTCATTACAAAATCCTTTCCACTTACAAAGGTTTGTTACCTACATACATCAAATATGTATAGTGAGATTACACACTGTATTAGTACTACACAATTTCTTAATGTTTAAGACATCTTAATAaagtttattcatttgtatgGGATCATAGATACATTTGAATGAGATATGGGTTTATGTAAACTCTTGCACCACAAGCTGTTTTAGTGACAGAGGCTCTGGTCCATTTGATGAGTTTTGAACTCTGATTAACTCCTCTTGTAACTGAGCCACAGGGAGATGTAATTTATATCTAAGATCAACCATGGCCTCCAGCAGCGGACTACGATACCTGGACAGTCCATAGCGCCGTATTGCAGGCAGTGCCCTGTCTCCAGTCTGGAAAGCTGCATGAAAATTCTCCAGGTCTCTCTGGCACACCAAAAGTGCACACAGTGTTGGCACAAGCAGGGATGAATCATGAGAACACAGTTTCTCCTGGAGCACAAGTGCATTCTGAAGAACCTCGAGGGCATTAGAATACTGGCCCCCACGCAACATATTGTAAGCAGTCTTCAGCTCAGGGTGTgtaaaaaatgctataaaagcAGGGGAGCGTCGGATATAGCGAAGAGAGTACAACTGGGTTAGGTAGTCACAGAGAGTCACACGCCGTTCAGTGATGTTCTCTTCTGAGAAGTTGCCCATCAGCCTCTTCTTGGGCAAGGCAATATCCTCGAGCTCTTCGCTGAAGTCCCGAAGAAGCTcatggtgaaggtggaggaaatCAGAATACCGGCGCTCGATGGTCACATGCTTACAATCATAACTGCCTGATCTGATTACTATTATCTGATATACCTGTGTAAAAGGCAGAGTAAACAGTTAATGATAAACCTGTATAATGCACATAGTGACatgcaatatatacacaaattttcTAGAGGTAATAGAGATATGAATCCGTTTGGACCATGGCTTTACTCACCACGTATCTGGAAATTGTATGTTCTATAGTACGGGCAGATGGTATCTGAAACAGCAGTTTGACAGACCTAATCCCTTGTTTTACTGCCCGCCAATGCTGCTGAAGCTCTGCTGTAGTGAGGCAGGAAGTACTGACACCGGCAGCTAcatgtgaaaaacaaaataaaaacaaaacaattatttacacttatttatttacactaattgaaacacatttatttaacagtCTACTTTGTACATACTATCATATACAACCAATGTCCTACACACCTGAGCAAAAATGgcataatattacattttaatgttcacAACAACAAATTATTGATCAGGAAATTAGCAATAATGTGCAAAAACACTACCTTtaacagaaaaatgtaatagctgttattcttttttaatgctGATGGCTTCAATAAGTTGATGTGTAGCTGAAAAATGTTTCCCAGTAACTTTGTGTTTAATGTAAGACCAAATATTCTCCAAATGATCAAATCTGGATTCTGACCACACCAAAACATGATCCTGATGGACGTTCTGGCCACTTTATGGTGGTCTTTGTAGGGTGGACAGAAACAATGTCTTGTGAAAAAATTACATCTAAGcttcagaaataaaacattttactcaTGGAAAGTAAGTATTCCTGCCCCTGCATTCCAAAGTGTCGCAGCTCACCAGTAACATCAGCTGAAAAGACTTCTCACACCACATTTGGGATGGATTTTATATCAAAGATTTAATTAATTGTTGTGATTTTACCTTCGCGTACTAGAAGACATTTTAGGTGAACTTCCTTGTTTGTATTTCCTCTAAACAGTTTACTACAGcaaatttttgttgttgttgttttgtttgcaaAGGAGTGTATGTAACAGACAATACTGACCAGTATTAAATGATGTCTCCTCTAGTTGCTCAGTGTTAAGAGGAAGTGTGGTTTCATCACCAGTCCTTAAATTGAACAGCTGAGAGTCTGAATCCATGGCCACATGTCCACATTTCCTCTTTAATTCTTTTCCTAAAGTAGAAGTTTCATCCATCATTACCGCAAGgcgttaaatgtaaatacacatTAACAATTACACATGGTGCTCCACTGAACAAATGCACAGAGCAGAATCTGAACTAACTacaaaagtgagagagaaaaaaaacacacatttaaaacgTGCCTATGAATATGCAGTGGCACTTCTTTGTTCTCAGGTTATAATTAACAGGGTTGGAGGAAGTGGTCTGATCAGTACTTTTGCTGAAAACAGTATGGAAATTTTCCATTCTCTCTTCCTCAATGTCTGAGCAGttattcaacaaaaaaacaaaaaaattgaagaaaatgtaattaccTGTGTACACAACGCGGAGTAAAACGTATAGCATGTACAGAATATCTCGTCAAACTCTGAACTATTAAACCATAAAAATAGCATGATTAAGAGGAACTGAAACCAAACCTTGGGGTGTCTCTGGTATCAAAGCATTCGTTAATTCAACCCCATCATCTTTTGAACCAGATGCGTATCTTTGCGACCTTACTAAACTTTTTGCATgtgtacaaatacaaaaacattaaaacagttACACTACAACGCAGTCTGCAGTTTTGTGATTAAGGTTGTTGTTATTCCTGTAGTTGAAACGTTTGATTATTACACCAGGGGGCGCTGTTTCGCTAGAAGATAATTTCCATGCAGAAATGTTATTATTGTACATATTAGTGTCAGTTCGTCTGATTCAGTTTAATATgaaattaatgtttaatgaaaACTACCTTTCCGACTGATACATGTTTGGAAAAGGCCCTGCTGATAAAGCCGAGCTGGTTGAACCGGGGCACCATGTTTGCTGGCTGGTATGcacttttaaaaggaaaaatttcTGAAAAAACTCTTCCAAAGTTGTATCAGACAAGAGAGCTTTAGGGAATTTCCACCACAGTAGGGTGGCACTGTGCTATAGCAGGTAGCACTGCAGTATTAAAACTCTACATAAGGCAGAGTGCATAGTGCTAGTGATATCACGCACAACAATATTGTGCATCTCTTTTACATATAGTTAGAGTACATTAAGGAATTTAatcatacaataataatatcagCCCAAAGGTTTTACTACTTCACTTCCTGATTGTGTCACAGTAAATATTCTCAGATGACTTAAATGCCTGGctcttacatttatattaaatgctcATTATTTACTAATCTGATTGAACAAATAGTGTTTTAAgagtgtttacatttatttcaactGAACTGGGATGTTTCACTCAATGGATAATTGAATTTTTTCCTTATTTACCATGTAGacttgaatattattattatataacagttAACCAAAATCATATCTACAGATGTTATCAACATCATGAGCATATATGGAAAAcaaagcttttttaaaaaatatatataattattacttttaaatacattataagggaaaaaacattttgacacctgaccaaaagCTTTGTATGTGTTTCTTAACATCccgtttcacatttagttcccatttgctgttacaatagttgtgctcattcagcaacaaggatTTTAGTaacatcaggtactgatgtaaacAACTAAAGTGAACCaaattttcatggagctggctttgtgcacaagggaaTTGTCACGCTAGACTCCTAGTTCacgtgaagaaaaaatatttaatgctcctggatccaaagacatcctatatatttgtgtgcctccaattttgtggtttgaaagaaccacatatggctggaaaagtccgcTGACAATACTTATGGTAATATGGTAATCCATATGGTGTATGAAAGCTCATCAggtgaaaatgaaaaagcagAAATTTACAAAAAAGTGTATTCTTAACAACAGCAGGCTAGCCATCAAGCAGAATATAATTGAGTGTGGCTTCTTCAAGTCTATTTCCATTACCAGAGCAAATATATTTGgctatattgtgttttaaaaagcTATATAAAAAGTGTAAGAGAATTATAGCAAAATAATTGTGAGTTTTAGATGCATGACCCACAGTATAAGACAAGAGCATCTGTGTGATCCTCCTCAGCCCCAGTCTTTCATACAGCCATAAACACATAACCCCAACACTACACAGAGAACAATGGCATCAAGCAACTATTTTTAATCCATTCCATTGTTTAACGTGCCAGCCTGGTGCtaggcatttatttattagttttgatACATACATTTTCTATTGTTCAGGACATAATTCCTGTTTTGTTCCACAGATGCTGGGTTTGTGCGCTCTGTCCGTGCCAGCTGTGAGAAGTGTTACTGTCTCATTGTGGTGCTTG
It encodes:
- the mphosph6 gene encoding M-phase phosphoprotein 6 encodes the protein MSNDGSAKLSKNLLRMKFMQRGLDADVKKQLEEEEKRIISDEHWYLDLPELKAKESYIIEERSYVPCEDLVYGRMSFKGFNSEVEKLMVLMNAPKEEEDEEEEKDITRMDTDITDEDMAIRYGSLVESMKRRFGKKRERTCLKNDDDDVNRNAVETHPKKAFLKPQD
- the snx20 gene encoding sorting nexin-20 isoform X1; translation: MLYVLLRVVYTGKELKRKCGHVAMDSDSQLFNLRTGDETTLPLNTEQLEETSFNTAAGVSTSCLTTAELQQHWRAVKQGIRSVKLLFQIPSARTIEHTISRYVVYQIIVIRSGSYDCKHVTIERRYSDFLHLHHELLRDFSEELEDIALPKKRLMGNFSEENITERRVTLCDYLTQLYSLRYIRRSPAFIAFFTHPELKTAYNMLRGGQYSNALEVLQNALVLQEKLCSHDSSLLVPTLCALLVCQRDLENFHAAFQTGDRALPAIRRYGLSRYRSPLLEAMVDLRYKLHLPVAQLQEELIRVQNSSNGPEPLSLKQLVVQEFT
- the snx20 gene encoding sorting nexin-20 isoform X2 — protein: MDSDSQLFNLRTGDETTLPLNTEQLEETSFNTAAGVSTSCLTTAELQQHWRAVKQGIRSVKLLFQIPSARTIEHTISRYVVYQIIVIRSGSYDCKHVTIERRYSDFLHLHHELLRDFSEELEDIALPKKRLMGNFSEENITERRVTLCDYLTQLYSLRYIRRSPAFIAFFTHPELKTAYNMLRGGQYSNALEVLQNALVLQEKLCSHDSSLLVPTLCALLVCQRDLENFHAAFQTGDRALPAIRRYGLSRYRSPLLEAMVDLRYKLHLPVAQLQEELIRVQNSSNGPEPLSLKQLVVQEFT